One Thioclava sp. ES.031 genomic window, TCAAGAACATGGCCGCCGTCGACGAATTCCAGAATTCCGACATCGGCCAGAACATGAAAGAGGCGATGGTGCGTCGCGGTCTGCTGGGCCTCGATTTCTGGCATAATGGTCTCAAGCAGTTCTCGGCCAACAAACCGCTGCTGGTGCCGGGCGACGCCAAGGGCCTGAAGTTCCGCGTGCAGCCCTCCGACGTGCTGATCGCGCAGATGGAAGCGCTCGACGCCTCGCCGCAGCCGATGGCCTTCTCGGAAGTCTACGGTGCGCTGCAGACCGGCGTTGTGGACGGGCAGGAAAACACCTGGTCGAATATCTACGGTCAGAAGTTCTACGAAGTGCAGGACGGTATCACCGAGACCAACCACGGTCTGCTCGACTACATGGTCGTGACCTCGGTCGATTGGTGGGACAGCCTCGACCCGGCGATGCGCGACGAGATCAAGTCGATCCTCGACGAGGTCACCAAAGAGCGTAACGCCGCGATCAACCAGGTGAACGAGGAAAACCGTCAGGCGATCCTCGATGCCGGCGCGACGATCCGCGAACTGACGCCCGAGCAGCGCCAGCAATGGGTCGATGCGATGAAACCGGTCTGGGACCAGTTCAAGGATGACGTCGGTCAGGAAAACATCGACGCAGCGCAGGCGATCAACGCCAAGCACTGATCCGGAACGGACGGGCGACAGACCCCACCTGTCGCCCGATCTCTCGGTGCGCGCGGCCCCCTAAATCACCCGCGCGCGCCCCTTTCACCTCTCGATCTGAGGCAGGAGTGAGCCATGAGCCAGCGCTATGAGCCGCGCAACGGGTTTTCGCGGGCGATCCATAATCTGGAGGAGACGCTGATCGCGTTGATCCTCGGCACGATGACCGTGATCACCTTCGTCAATGTCGTCCTGCGCTATGTCTTCAACTCCTCGCTGATCTGGGGGCTTGAGACGACACTGATCCTTTTCGCATGGCTGGTGCTGCTGGGCATGAGCTACGCGGTCAAGGTGACTGCGCATCT contains:
- a CDS encoding TRAP transporter substrate-binding protein translates to MKKFTAAVSALALMASASVAMADPTDCDEGEMVIKFSHVTNTDKHPKGIAAALFAKRVNEQMDGKACVEVYPNSTLYNDDQVLEAMLQGDVQMAAPSLSKFETFTKKYRIFDLPFMFKNMAAVDEFQNSDIGQNMKEAMVRRGLLGLDFWHNGLKQFSANKPLLVPGDAKGLKFRVQPSDVLIAQMEALDASPQPMAFSEVYGALQTGVVDGQENTWSNIYGQKFYEVQDGITETNHGLLDYMVVTSVDWWDSLDPAMRDEIKSILDEVTKERNAAINQVNEENRQAILDAGATIRELTPEQRQQWVDAMKPVWDQFKDDVGQENIDAAQAINAKH